The Trichosurus vulpecula isolate mTriVul1 chromosome 9, mTriVul1.pri, whole genome shotgun sequence region TGCCACCCTGGGCCCCTTCCCCACCTGTAAACTCCACAGCCTGGGATCTGTCtccatcttggaagaacttgaGGACGGGGTACCCAGTCACCCCAAACTCTTCCACCAGCTCCTTTTCTGCAGGGCCATCCACCTTGGCCAGCTTCAGCTCTGAAGATTCATTCTTCAACAGGGATGCCGCCTTTGCATACTCAGGGGCCAGAGCCCTGCAGTGCCCACACCAGGGAGCATCTGGTTTAGTGGAGAGCTCAGTGAGTAGGGCCCCACTTCCTACTCCCCAGCCTTCCTTCATCCACTATTTTTATCTTGTCTCTCACTCAGAAACTTTCTCTGGCACCTTTTTCTTTAGAGGGGTTATTTAGCCCAGCCACCAAATGCTGCCGGGCAGATCAACACCTGAATTGTCCATTTGTGGCCAAGAACCCTCTCTTGGGTGTCCTATCATTCTCAGGGGCTGGCCATCCTTTGTGAGTTCAACTGAAGTGTCTCACTGTCATTTGACTCATCAGATAATAGGAGCTCTAGTCAGAAGGGATGTCAGCGAAACTCTGGTTCAAAGCctgcatcttacagatgagaaaatgggccCAATGAGAGAGTAGTCACTCACATTAGATCACGCAGGCAAGCAAGTAGCTGATCCAGGCTTTAACCCTGGTCCTTTGGAAGATCCTTGTCCATCTCCTCCACAATAAAGGGTCTGAAGAAGGGGGtggttttggggagggggggttgaTGGACCCTAAATGgacccttctttctcttccaggCCCCGATGGATCTCCAAGAGTTCCTGGGGAGTATCCCAGTTGCCCTGGGATTCCTCATAGAATTGTGCTTCCTGGGCACACTCTCCCATGCCAGGCCCCTTTTGCAGGAAAGCATCTTTTGATGACCCACCAGCAACTGGAAAGATGCTGGCTTTCTGTGTCTTGGAAGACCAAGGCCCAAGATCAATGTGCAGCCAGCTCAGTGCCCTAGAATCATGCAGAGATGTACACGTGTACATTCAGCTAGTGCCGTACGTGTCCTTGCCCACCTGTGTGTGTCCATGTGCGCATTTGTATGTTAGGAGCTCCATATCCACTCCCTGCCTGCATGTGCCTCTGAGAGCTCACATTTTTTTGCTGTACTGATTCAACGCTTGCCCACTAATTTTCTGTTCTTGGTTTCTGGGTCTCCCAGCCTGACCTATAAAGGGATGCCAGAGAGTCCTGCGAGGTGGACAGACTTGAAATGCGCCAGGCTGACTTGACTCTACTACCTCTGCCCAAACTTcctaggtggggagggaggggagggtgcCTCTTTGTGTTGGGAAGGGACtagtgaagaggaggaaaaaggtgATGCTGTTTTCCAGCACTTTAATGGTTAATCTGCAGTGGGAAAAAGTCCAGCTGGGCCCAGGGACTCTGGCCtcctcctctgctcccagctgtTCCCCAGAGCAGAAATGGGACTGGGCAAGAGCTGGAAAGGGTCACAGAGTTCAAAGAACCATAGAATGAATGTCTGAGCTGAGGGAGACCTTAGACATCAGAGAGTCCAAAGGGCTCATCttccagaagagaaaagagaagtccAGAGGTGTGTGTGTAGGCGGGGTGGTTTGTGATTTATTCAAGGTTTCTCAGGAATTCAGTAGTAGGCTGGGGACTTGAGTTTAGGGCTTAGAAAGTCCAGCATCTCCTAGTTGGATAGGACAAAGGTCTGGTGCAAACCATACCAGAGAAGGAAGTCTCATTATGTTaactcttctcccccacccctagcACTGCATGAGGTGCCCCCACCCCCTGCACTGCACAAGACCTCAACCTAATGCCCTCAGCCTAAAGTCCCACCTTTCCCAAGGGCTGCCGAATGACTCCTTggatctgccttctctccctaaACCTCGACTCCTCATTTCCTCCCCCAATCTTGGAGTGTGTTGGGGGGTAGCGGATGGCAGTGGGGGTGTCTCCTGAGGGCagcccttcccccattccctgcACTCACAGAACTCCACCAGCAGGTAGCGGTGTTCTCGTAGAGCCCGACCAAAGTTGTGTTGAGTGAGGACCAAGATGTCGTCCTCCTCCAGAAGTTCATCAGAGAGGGGTCCTGGGGTGGCCTCTTCCGGAGCcttggcctcctcttcccttccctcctccccgtCTAGGGCCCAGGCCCATACAGTAAGCAGAAAGAGCAGCAGGAGCGAGTGAAATCTCATTGTTAGAAGCAAATGCTGGCTGGTGTCTGTGCCctgggaaggggagtgggggcAGATAACAAGGGGGGAGACCAAGAACCTGCTGCCACGTGGCAGTACCAGGTGCGGGCTGGAAAGATAAGGCACAGTCATGGGGGCGGCAGCCAGGAGGCTTGGGACAATCTCTGCCAGCTGCACCTTGTCAACTAGGCTCTAAATAGCCTCTGACCTTAATAAAGAGGTAGGATGACTTAGCTCAGTGGGGTGAGGGGTGACACTCCCTTCCTCTTCTAGGACCCATCCAGGGTCTTTTAGCCCCAGCCCCCACTCTTCTATACAGAGAGGCACCCAGACaagctctaaggtcctttccaactggGGAGCTATGTACTGATGGCCCAGAGtccagggaggggagaagagatacACCTGAGCCAAGAGACAGAAATCACTGAAGTTTAATGGGAACAGCTGAGAACACAGACAGGGAGTTGGGGGCAAGGATGGGAACCCCACGGCCTGGGGGGGTGGGGACAGGCAGGAGCACAGCCCCTCCTTCTCAGGCGGCCCAGCCCCAGCCATGCTGGGGCCACCACAGGAATGTGATGGGGTAGAGGTGGGGGACAAGGGACACAAGGCAATTCTGATGAGCTTTGGTTACAGACACAAGCCCCCGGCAGGTGGGTAGGGATGGCTGAAGGCTTCTACTGTTCCCCACCTGTTCCACCTCACTCTATACCTGCCTGTCCCTGGAAGCCTCCTCCAGGAAGATGACTGTTGGACCCTGAGTGGGGAGGACCAGGGTAAGGGAATGGTGAGAGTCAGGGTTTGTATAACCTGGTGCAGACACAAAAGGGTCTTTTGATGGGGTTgagggaaagaattatggaacTGCCCCTTCCTACTGAGCTTGGATGGCTAGGAGAGTTATGTaatggaggaagaggatgaggtcAGGTGCTTTGGAATCcctattgggggaggggaattgtGCTGGGTCCCCAGAAGGGAGACCtctaaggagaaggaaggggctaGGCATGGGTAGGAGCTGAAGGGGGAGGAAGTTGGAGGCAGCCCCTTCCCGGGCTAAGGGTGTTGCTGGGGGCCAGAGGAAGGCCCTGAAATGGGAAGGACAAAGGAAGGGGGGACCTGCACCTAGTGCTCCAATCATGGGCTCTCAGCCCCCCAGGAAGGTTCCTGCCAGTCTGGCCCAAGGGTGACCTTAGACCCCAGTGGAGGCTGAGGCAGGTGCAGGTGGGACAGGGGTTCGAGGGCAGGTGGGGCGTGGGGGTCAGTCCTTCCAGTCTTTCTTTATGTTGAGATCCCACTCCCAGGACAGATGGTCTGTTTTGTCATCATCCGTGAAGAAGGACTTGATGTGGTACGTGCCTCGAACGAGTAGACCCTTGGGGGCTTCCTCCATGGGCGTCAGAAACTCATACTCCTCTGTCCTTGGCCCATAACTCCCCACCATGTACACGGCCTTGTCCACTGTGAGTAAGATAAGGTCAGGAACTGTACATGGAgactgccctgcctcccccctcagACTCAGGGCTCCCAGAAGGCAGGGACCACCCCCCCCACTCAGTACAAGTGCTCCCCAATGATAGAGGCTCTCTCCTTGGACTGGTGGGATCCTTAGGTCAAGGACCatgctttctcccctttctccctccaggATCCAGTAGAGGGCTCTACCCCAGGAAATTCTAAGGAAAGTGAGGATGGTAGTAATGGATGCCAGAATCCTGAGatctctccaccccccacccccacaggcCCATTCCACTGCCAGTGGCTGGCCTCACCTCGTAGCCCTTTGCGGTAGGTGTGATGCAGATACTTCAAGCCACAGACTATCTCCTTGTTGACCTGCAGGCAAGTGAGAGTGTGGTCTAAGTCAAAGAAAAGGGGTCTTTGCCCCATGTACGTGGAGCTGGAATTGGACTAGAGTCAAGATTTCCCACAAGGGCAACAGACAGGAGTACAAGCCACTTGGAAAGTCTGAAACCAAAGGGGGTGGATATCTGGGCACTCCCCACACTAACAACATGCCTGGAAACCAAGGATCCCTAAGATTGGGCTTATGAGGAAAGGACTCAGAGAAAGGATTAATCACTTCTGGGGCACTACGCACACTTCTAGGGGGAACACCCATTACAAGTGACATCCGGGTCATGAAGCAGGGGATCTGAGTTGGGTCTTGCCTTAAAGGAAATCTTCACTTTATAATCCACACCTTCCTTCAGCACAAACACCTGATTCTTGAGAGATTCCAGGTCCCCTGTGTAGGTGAAAAATAGGACTGGGAGTCAGACTGCCTTTTTCTGGGCCTTAGAGGACAGATGGGGGTTTCCATAGTGACAGGATTGGGGTGAGAGGCCCTCGCTGCTCAGGGACTAGAGGTGGGATAAGAAAGTGTAGGGTGCTCTGTGGGTCTTTGTTTCCTAGACACATTGAAGCTTCCTGGAAGGCAATTCATGGGTCTCTTTTCCTCCTATGTCTCTCCCTTATAACACAAAGTGGGAGGAAAAGATCACCTGTCAGGTCCATGGTGATGGGTCCAGGGGCCTGTTCACACACCAGCGTCAGCCGTGTCACCTGCACATTGGGGAGGCTGGGATCTGAGTGACACAAAGAGCAGGGTAGTTGAGAACAGGGGTTATATGTGAGAGGAGAATATCATAGCCTACAATCCCCTAATGACCCCTTTCCTATCACCAGTCTTACTCCAATCCAGAATATGCTTATCCCTCCTCCTCTGGTTGTTGAAATCCTTCAGGGTCCAGCCGAGGTAACCCCACCCATTCCAGGAAACCTTCCTTGGTTCTCCCaaccactctccctcctctggacCCCCTCAGCCCCTACTGTTCTGTACTATGGTTATCTTTCTCTGTGGGTCCCTTGTCTCCCAGACCAGAAGCTCCTTGAAAGATATGGGTTTTGTCTCCTACTGTGCCCaataaaaaaggaaggggtgTCAGTTGTGAACTTGGGACAGGGGGCAGGGAGGATGAATCAAGAggtttgacttttattttttaggtgaggaaaaatcctgtctgaacaagctgtgctTTGAATTTTCCCTGGATGGCAGAAGGGAGCTACTACCTAATTAGCCAAGGGATGGCACCATGATACAAAGGGCAGAGCACTACCCCCAGCCACACCATCGAGAGGATTctgggaatgaaaaaatagaccaATTGTTAGTCTAAGTAGGTGAATTCCAAAACTGGCTTTTCAAGGGAGGTTACTGTTCTCACTGGGGACCATGAGGCAGCCAGATGGGCCAATCCTTGGACCATGATAGCTGGGCCTAGAGAAATTAAGCTAGATATAATATCAAGGGAAGTTTGGGACTAGGTAGATTTCTGTTATTCACATGTCTAATTGCCTTCCTTTCAACtcatctgaattcagatcaacaagtatttgtcaaatgtctactatgtgccaagaacagtatggggggagggggaagagataaaaatgaaccAGTCCCcagcctcaaggaatttatattctttaGATGCATCATTTTagaatttatatattttctttgtaaaatttttttggtatAGATCAGAGGTCAAACCCTTCAACCTGGCAACACTGTAGCCCTTGACTGTATTAAagtaaaattgggaaatattcagcaaaaataaatacaaatacaatagaacatggataatgttaatacAGGGTTTTCTAAGTCATCATGCACatggggatccttatgtatacTTTGGGGatcccttttctatttgaatttgatgccCCTTCCCTATACTTAGGGGTATCTAGAACTCTGTGATACTGTAAACTGTCTCTACTTAATAGtcttagaccaggggttcttcacctttttctgTATCCTGGACCCTttgggcagtttggtgaagcctagggaccccttctcagaatcgtgGTTTTAAATTAATAcgataaaataaatagaattacaaagaaaatcaattctatggaaataaagatgtattttttcccatccaagtttgtagaccccctgaaatcttaTCCACCATCCCCTCAGAGGGGTCCATGGACCCTAACTTAAGAATTTCTGTTTTAGACAGTTgcctgaggccctgagaagtaaggaagcaaacaaatatttattaagtgcctacgatGTTCCAGGCAccctacaaatattatttcagtgGATCTTTACGACCGCCCCGACAGGTAGGTGCTTTTGTTTTATAGCTTTAcaattttttccctcatttttcccctcatgttaaaattgaggaaactgaggcatgtagTTGCTAAgtaacctgtccagggtcacacacctagtaagcatCTCAGGCTGCATTTAAACTCCTATCTTCTTGACCCTGAGCCCAGCGTTCTATTCActgctacctagttgcctctagtAGAGGGGTTAGGTGACTCGATTGAggcacacagatatatatatatatatatatatgtcaggggcaggatctgaatccatgcctttctgactccaaggccagccctctaccCACTATAGCACAATGCCTCTCTTCAACGTGAAGAGCTCTTCAGCTAGAAAATGCAGCCTAGAAAAATGATTACTATGGTCTGGGAGGTACTgaaacaggaagaagggaaagagggatgctTGAAACTGACATCCAAAAATGAGGACAACTGCAGGGATGGTGGGCAGGTCATTAAGGTTTGAATGGGATGGCTACAACTGATCTCTGAACTCAAGGAGCAGAATGGAAAGGCCTGGGGCTGTGTAGTTTAGTGGTCAGGGAAGTTTAGTAAGTGAAAACCCTGGTTCCAAGCACAAGGATCAGTTCAGTACAACAAATATTTAGtcagcccctactatgtgcaaaggggCCCTGGAACCAGTCCAGGGTCAAGAAACCCACACAAGGCAGTGGAGAGTAAGGTCCAGGACTGGACATCCTGGGTGGCTCAATCAATGCTTGCTGGCCTAGTGGACAAAATTCATTCTGAGCTTCTGCTCTGTCCTATgggttagtcagtcaataaacatcaaATGCCTACTTGGtaccaggccttgtgctaagctctaagcacacaaaaagaggcacaaaacagtccctgccctcatggcgCTCACAATCTAAAGCTTTGCTGGAGGGGTCTCTTCTCTGGCCCCTGGCCCCTAGAGAGATagcttcttctccttccctgagTCCTGTTGAGAAGACAAGCCCCTTGTAAGAaactacatatatgtgtgggtgGGGGAGCAGAGCCCTCCACAGGAGAAGTAGCCACAAAAGCCAGAACAAGTTCAGGAGCTGGGGACAGAGACCCCATAGAATGTGAACCCTGAGAGCCTGAGACCCCCCAGCTCAACCTGTACCTGAGCAGGAACCCCTCAACAACAGCTTCGTCAGGTGGTCCTCCAGTCTTTTCCTGAAATCCtctagtgatggggagctcaaTACTTCGCCAAACACCTTATTCCATTTTTGTATAGTTTTAATTGTTGGGAATTGTTTTCCTTATATGCCTTTCTGTCGCATCTACCTACTGCCCCCAATTCTGTCTTCCAGGGCCAAGTAGAGCAAATCTGATCTTCCTCTTCTAtgtgaattaataataataaaagctagcatttatatagtgctttaaggttggcaaagcactttacaccaactctggaaagtaggtgttattatcatccccattttacagtggaggaaactgagacagaggttaaattatttgcccaaggtcacacagttagagttcgaggctggatttgaacttaggtcttcctgactccaggcccaacactgtgccacctagtttcctcTAACTCCTCCCATAAAccatctcttctctaggctaaataatgccttcctcccccaccccaagcccccAAGGTGAGCCCAAGGTGAGTCAAGAGGCCACCAGATTCCAGGATCAGGGTCCCATTCCTGCCTCTAGCTCAAGTCATTTCTGACCTAGGCTTGGCCACCCACTAGCTCATTACAGGGGAATAGAGGTGGGTCTGGACCTGGTGCCCATTTCTTTT contains the following coding sequences:
- the ARHGDIG gene encoding rho GDP-dissociation inhibitor 3 isoform X1, with protein sequence MRNSLLPGPWVPPARPWVPLNPWATALHCEAGATAASSNLTLRGLRTWPDRPYDFMADKEGIRAAHEEDLDEVDLNYKAPEKKTLQEIQQLDQDDESLTKYKQALLGPIPEAVDPSLPNVQVTRLTLVCEQAPGPITMDLTGDLESLKNQVFVLKEGVDYKVKISFKVNKEIVCGLKYLHHTYRKGLRVDKAVYMVGSYGPRTEEYEFLTPMEEAPKGLLVRGTYHIKSFFTDDDKTDHLSWEWDLNIKKDWKD
- the ARHGDIG gene encoding rho GDP-dissociation inhibitor 3 isoform X2; protein product: MLGLDMCELGAQVLELLWLTVCARDFMADKEGIRAAHEEDLDEVDLNYKAPEKKTLQEIQQLDQDDESLTKYKQALLGPIPEAVDPSLPNVQVTRLTLVCEQAPGPITMDLTGDLESLKNQVFVLKEGVDYKVKISFKVNKEIVCGLKYLHHTYRKGLRVDKAVYMVGSYGPRTEEYEFLTPMEEAPKGLLVRGTYHIKSFFTDDDKTDHLSWEWDLNIKKDWKD